The following proteins are encoded in a genomic region of Mahella australiensis 50-1 BON:
- a CDS encoding ABC transporter ATP-binding protein, whose protein sequence is MQYLLRLVKQARPYWKYLIAAALSMLAVTGLNLIGPNLISRLVEVVTNLDQYPDARRVILNLALILLISYAGRTLFAFLYRYLAHYAAWRLVADMRVIVYDKLQQLSLRYYHDKQTGQLMSRVTNDTATFEMLIAHAVPDLVTNVLILIGVAIVLFSKNAALAALTLIPVPFLAYAGFVFVKKIQPNFRYAQRALADFNADLQDNLSGIREIQIFNRQEYETTKLRQRSYAHADAILRALKLSGIFHPIVEFFSSLGTVIVVAMGGLMAMAGNLPVEDIVGFVLYLGMFYQPIGALGQVMENLQQALAGAERVFEVLDTEPDVKEKENAIELKDVKGEITFEDVTFYYRPDVYVLKDISFEIKPGQMVAFVGPTGVGKTTIMSLLARFYDPVSGCIKIDGIDIRDVTLRSLRDNISMVLQDVFLFNGTVAENIAYGTEDATMDDIINAAKIACAHDFIMAFPDGYDTYIGERGVNLSGGQKQRLAIARAVLRDTPILILDEATSSVDAETERQIQNAINNLANSRTILIIAHRLSTVKKADNIIVLDEGRIVEQGTHEELIKRGGLYSYLCSMQFNTEDTVKMA, encoded by the coding sequence ATGCAGTATTTGTTGCGTTTGGTAAAGCAGGCCAGACCTTATTGGAAGTACCTTATAGCTGCTGCTCTCAGCATGCTGGCAGTGACGGGGTTAAACCTCATAGGGCCTAATCTTATTAGCCGGTTGGTTGAAGTAGTGACTAATCTCGACCAATACCCCGATGCTCGGAGAGTTATATTGAATTTGGCGCTCATACTTCTTATATCTTATGCTGGCAGGACATTATTCGCCTTCTTATACCGCTACTTGGCGCACTATGCGGCGTGGCGCCTTGTAGCAGACATGCGCGTTATAGTATACGACAAGCTCCAGCAGCTATCGCTCAGATATTATCATGATAAGCAGACAGGCCAGCTCATGTCCAGGGTAACCAACGATACGGCCACTTTCGAAATGCTGATAGCCCATGCTGTGCCCGATCTGGTTACCAATGTCCTTATACTCATAGGCGTAGCCATCGTCCTATTTTCAAAAAACGCCGCTTTGGCGGCACTGACGCTTATACCCGTACCGTTTTTGGCTTATGCCGGCTTTGTATTCGTCAAAAAGATACAGCCCAATTTCAGATATGCTCAGAGGGCGTTGGCCGATTTCAATGCCGATTTGCAGGATAATCTGTCGGGCATACGCGAGATACAGATATTTAATAGGCAGGAATATGAAACAACAAAACTCAGGCAGCGTTCTTATGCTCATGCTGATGCGATATTACGAGCGCTTAAACTAAGCGGGATATTTCATCCTATAGTGGAGTTTTTCAGTTCGCTGGGCACTGTTATCGTGGTGGCGATGGGTGGCCTTATGGCTATGGCCGGCAATCTCCCCGTGGAGGATATAGTTGGCTTTGTACTGTACCTTGGTATGTTCTATCAGCCTATAGGAGCGCTGGGGCAGGTAATGGAAAACCTGCAGCAGGCTTTAGCCGGGGCCGAGCGTGTATTTGAGGTACTGGATACAGAACCAGATGTTAAGGAGAAAGAAAATGCTATCGAGCTCAAGGATGTAAAAGGTGAGATAACGTTTGAAGATGTAACTTTCTACTACAGGCCAGATGTGTATGTTTTGAAAGATATATCTTTTGAGATAAAACCCGGGCAGATGGTGGCCTTTGTAGGTCCTACTGGCGTGGGCAAAACTACCATAATGAGCCTATTGGCTCGCTTTTATGATCCCGTGTCCGGATGCATAAAGATAGACGGCATCGATATACGCGATGTAACGCTGCGCTCGTTGAGGGATAATATAAGCATGGTGTTGCAGGATGTATTTCTTTTTAACGGTACTGTAGCTGAAAATATAGCGTATGGCACTGAAGATGCAACCATGGACGATATAATAAATGCCGCTAAAATAGCATGTGCTCACGATTTTATAATGGCTTTTCCAGATGGCTACGATACCTATATAGGAGAACGCGGCGTAAATTTATCCGGCGGGCAAAAACAGCGGCTAGCCATAGCCCGCGCTGTGCTGCGCGATACGCCTATACTGATACTGGATGAAGCCACTTCATCTGTGGATGCCGAGACCGAACGCCAGATACAGAATGCTATAAATAATCTGGCCAATAGCCGTACCATACTCATAATAGCCCATAGATTATCTACTGTAAAAAAAGCCGACAATATCATCGTGCTCGACGAGGGCCGCATAGTTGAGCAGGGTACGCATGAGGAGCTGATAAAACGCGGTGGCCTTTACAGTTATCTGTGCTCTATGCAGTTCAATACCGAGGATACGGTAAAGATGGCTTAA
- a CDS encoding ABC transporter permease yields the protein MKRKRIDLIAALAVLIAAWYAISLIWRMPIIPSPIAVFYKFFEILPSKLGVHALYSLWRIAAGIALSLVIGVPIGLCMGYFSEFGRISSPVVYFLYPIPKIALLPVVMLLLGLGEASKIAMIVLIIVFQIIVTVRDAVKGIPKEMYYSLISLGAKRGNIFSDIIIPASLPEVLTSMRVGLGTAISVLFFTETFGTEYGIGYFIMDAWMRVNYLEMYSGIVMLSIIGFAVFSAIDVAEHILCRWK from the coding sequence ATGAAGCGCAAACGCATTGACCTCATCGCGGCGCTGGCGGTGCTGATTGCCGCGTGGTATGCGATCTCGCTGATATGGCGTATGCCCATCATACCGTCACCTATAGCGGTGTTTTATAAATTCTTCGAAATATTGCCTTCCAAATTGGGCGTTCATGCGCTATACAGCCTATGGCGCATAGCTGCCGGTATAGCGCTGTCGCTTGTGATAGGGGTACCGATAGGGCTGTGCATGGGCTATTTCTCTGAATTCGGCAGGATATCATCGCCGGTCGTATACTTCTTATATCCTATACCTAAGATAGCGTTGCTGCCGGTAGTCATGCTGCTGCTGGGTTTGGGCGAGGCATCGAAGATAGCCATGATAGTGCTGATAATCGTGTTTCAAATAATAGTCACAGTGCGGGATGCCGTGAAGGGCATACCGAAAGAGATGTATTATTCTCTGATATCGCTGGGTGCAAAGCGCGGCAACATATTCAGCGATATCATTATCCCGGCCAGTTTGCCTGAGGTGCTGACGTCCATGCGCGTCGGTCTAGGTACGGCCATTTCGGTGCTGTTTTTTACCGAAACGTTCGGCACCGAATACGGCATAGGCTATTTTATCATGGATGCATGGATGAGGGTCAATTACCTCGAAATGTATTCGGGCATAGTAATGCTCAGCATAATAGGGTTTGCCGTTTTTTCAGCTATAGATGTGGCAGAGCATATATTATGCCGATGGAAATGA
- a CDS encoding ABC transporter substrate-binding protein, which translates to MRKYFVLIMVSAILLSFVACSSDGNDAAMPLEPISIGVLPDVDSIPLIIADKNGYFKEEGVKVDIQHFKSAPDRDSALQSGNIDGAVSDILAAAFANDGGFNVKITSLTNGMYKLLVNKDKGINDIQSLKGKSIAISTNTIIEYATDKMLEEGGLKPEDIHKMAIPQIPTRLEMLQNGKVDAATLPDPLASVAVKDGALLLNSTDKMGINPGVLLFAQDAIDKKSASIKAMYRAYDKAVEYLKKEPVSSYADVLINDVGFPEGIEDSISLPAYTQVALPSQKDFDDVIKWLTDKKLIKNSYGFEQLVDRRFVK; encoded by the coding sequence ATGAGAAAGTATTTTGTGTTGATTATGGTATCGGCGATACTATTGTCGTTTGTAGCATGTTCTTCAGATGGGAACGATGCGGCCATGCCTTTGGAGCCTATAAGCATAGGAGTGTTGCCGGATGTGGACTCAATACCGCTTATCATAGCCGATAAAAACGGGTATTTCAAAGAGGAAGGCGTGAAAGTCGATATACAGCACTTCAAAAGTGCGCCGGACAGGGACAGCGCTTTGCAAAGCGGCAATATAGATGGTGCGGTATCGGATATATTGGCGGCGGCATTTGCCAATGACGGCGGGTTTAACGTGAAGATAACCTCTTTGACCAATGGCATGTATAAGCTGCTGGTCAATAAAGACAAGGGTATAAATGATATACAGTCGCTCAAGGGCAAGAGTATAGCCATTTCTACAAATACAATCATCGAATATGCCACCGATAAGATGTTAGAGGAGGGCGGCTTAAAGCCCGAGGATATCCATAAAATGGCCATACCGCAGATACCGACGCGCCTGGAAATGCTTCAAAACGGCAAGGTCGACGCTGCAACATTGCCGGACCCTCTGGCCAGTGTGGCCGTGAAAGACGGGGCGCTGCTGCTAAACAGCACCGATAAGATGGGCATAAATCCGGGCGTACTGCTCTTTGCGCAGGACGCCATAGATAAGAAATCGGCCAGTATCAAGGCTATGTACAGGGCGTATGACAAAGCGGTCGAATATCTGAAGAAAGAGCCTGTGTCCAGCTACGCCGATGTACTCATAAACGACGTGGGTTTTCCAGAGGGTATAGAGGATAGCATATCGCTTCCAGCGTACACGCAGGTTGCACTGCCCAGCCAAAAGGATTTTGACGATGTGATAAAATGGTTGACTGATAAAAAGCTTATAAAGAACAGCTATGGATTTGAGCAGCTGGTAGACAGGCGCTTTGTGAAGTAA
- a CDS encoding M1 family metallopeptidase — MKHRFIWLIIILSVTVSGCAMLSPARPSPTPPASQISDAVQQQEPADDTKLELNRPRYEMSLVLDTEKNTISGQETIFFKNTGDEPLNDIYLQLYQNTDERLTEIQKIMLDEAEVKFEYSANTVVIQPPKPIYPWKKVKLDIFFTSNIPIVTDKLGDYGYKNGVYALSRFYPSLAARSDSGWIISPYYYNGDPYISDAADYDVKLSMPAKQKAVFGGHVEYDTVEGDRRLVHVTASPARTFCFAASANYKTVSKKVGGITVTAAYANGSPDVARSMLDYAEHALSIFQQRFGTYPYDYMVLAEAPLRSGGMEYSGIALYAPAVFRGRDVEREVVHEIAHQWWFNMVGNDEFREPWLDEGLTRYSEVIYYESRYGTQRKQQALNKISQRLKTTSDGVLYSPISGFSKSQYYIVVYDKGALFHDALRQQMGDDSYFKLLQEYLRRYKWKIATTQDFQKLAAEICGDADAIDKLFEQWIYE, encoded by the coding sequence ATGAAGCATCGTTTTATATGGCTTATAATAATACTATCGGTAACAGTCTCAGGCTGTGCTATGCTGTCGCCGGCACGCCCATCGCCCACGCCACCTGCATCGCAAATAAGCGACGCAGTGCAGCAACAGGAGCCAGCAGATGATACAAAGCTCGAACTAAATCGACCACGGTATGAGATGAGCCTGGTATTGGATACCGAAAAGAATACTATATCCGGCCAGGAAACTATATTTTTCAAAAATACAGGCGATGAGCCGCTCAATGATATATATTTACAGCTTTATCAAAATACCGATGAACGCCTTACCGAGATACAAAAAATCATGCTGGACGAGGCGGAGGTTAAGTTCGAATACTCCGCCAATACGGTGGTGATACAGCCTCCCAAACCAATATATCCATGGAAAAAGGTAAAGCTTGACATCTTCTTTACCAGCAATATACCGATCGTTACTGATAAACTCGGCGACTATGGCTATAAAAACGGCGTTTATGCATTGTCGCGCTTCTATCCATCTTTAGCCGCGCGCAGCGACAGTGGTTGGATAATCTCGCCATATTATTACAATGGCGATCCGTACATAAGCGACGCTGCCGATTACGATGTAAAGTTATCTATGCCGGCTAAGCAAAAAGCGGTATTCGGCGGCCATGTAGAATACGATACGGTAGAAGGCGATCGCCGCCTGGTTCATGTCACGGCATCCCCAGCCCGTACCTTTTGCTTCGCTGCATCGGCAAACTATAAAACGGTCAGCAAAAAGGTGGGAGGTATCACCGTCACTGCAGCATATGCCAATGGTTCTCCTGATGTGGCACGGTCTATGCTGGACTATGCCGAACACGCTTTATCGATCTTCCAACAGCGTTTCGGGACATATCCGTACGACTATATGGTGCTGGCAGAGGCCCCACTGCGCTCCGGCGGCATGGAATACTCAGGCATAGCATTATATGCACCGGCTGTATTTCGCGGCAGGGACGTTGAACGCGAGGTAGTACATGAGATAGCTCACCAATGGTGGTTCAATATGGTAGGCAATGATGAATTTCGCGAGCCATGGCTGGATGAAGGGCTAACGCGATACTCCGAGGTGATATACTATGAATCGCGCTATGGGACACAGCGTAAGCAACAGGCTCTCAATAAAATAAGCCAGCGCCTTAAAACGACCTCGGACGGCGTATTATACAGCCCTATATCAGGTTTTTCTAAATCACAGTATTATATAGTAGTATACGACAAAGGGGCACTGTTTCACGACGCCCTAAGGCAACAAATGGGCGATGACAGTTACTTTAAGCTGCTACAGGAATATCTGCGCCGATATAAGTGGAAGATAGCCACCACCCAAGATTTTCAGAAATTAGCAGCCGAGATATGTGGCGACGCCGATGCTATAGACAAATTGTTCGAGCAATGGATATATGAATGA
- a CDS encoding extracellular solute-binding protein has product MKRTLISVLAMGLLVAMLLGLAIGCQSSGGSVESKDIETSTGGQQENAGQEAQQIEQKEPVRIVTSVVGGKDPDENKLFEQEVKRLTGIQIEIIKPPSTEYDQKVATTLAGGEKVDLIYTGATQFEKLFPQGFFEPLTDRIKNSEVLSDPNIIDPKEWDRITREDGNIYAVFNKDEGGTLPIVRWDWMQKLKLEPPQTLDEYYEVLKAFAEQDPDGNGEKDTYGLTLSKLYDIQPFMGVYGLIGKHAQDDNGQWYIPWATDQAIPVYEWLAKLYKEGILDPNFATNTTANERELFMNDKVGMMVYWAAWVGMFNDQVRSEEPNTTFEAKGIEPPKGPNGEALLMAGEDGLWVIPKNSTNKDLAFKFLEFWHTEEGNILGTLGILDNDYKLENGKYVLTEVGKSHAMDHGAPYPKSLKWVNPIGTPLNFEGANQIVKKYAKPQTARADTADAMSIVDKYGIKAVLGELSAQDAVKAMRSELKSKGYIDIE; this is encoded by the coding sequence ATGAAGAGGACGTTAATCAGTGTTTTGGCAATGGGCTTGCTAGTTGCTATGCTTTTAGGTTTAGCAATAGGCTGTCAATCGTCGGGTGGCTCTGTTGAATCCAAGGATATAGAAACATCTACTGGTGGTCAGCAAGAAAACGCTGGACAAGAGGCTCAACAAATCGAACAAAAGGAACCTGTAAGGATTGTAACATCTGTTGTAGGTGGAAAAGATCCTGATGAAAACAAATTGTTTGAGCAGGAGGTTAAAAGGCTTACAGGGATACAGATAGAGATCATTAAGCCTCCTTCTACAGAATATGATCAAAAAGTGGCTACTACGTTGGCAGGCGGAGAGAAAGTCGATCTTATTTATACAGGGGCTACTCAGTTTGAGAAATTATTTCCTCAGGGCTTTTTTGAACCTTTGACCGATAGGATAAAGAATTCTGAAGTATTATCTGACCCTAATATCATCGATCCTAAGGAATGGGATAGAATAACTCGGGAAGATGGCAATATCTATGCTGTGTTTAACAAAGATGAAGGCGGTACTTTGCCCATCGTTAGATGGGATTGGATGCAAAAACTAAAATTGGAACCACCGCAAACGCTTGATGAATATTATGAAGTTTTAAAGGCTTTTGCTGAACAAGATCCTGATGGCAATGGCGAAAAGGATACTTATGGATTGACACTATCAAAGCTTTACGATATACAACCTTTTATGGGCGTATACGGGTTGATAGGGAAGCATGCCCAAGACGATAATGGTCAATGGTATATACCTTGGGCAACAGATCAGGCTATACCAGTATATGAATGGTTGGCCAAATTATACAAAGAAGGTATTCTAGACCCCAATTTTGCTACCAATACCACCGCCAATGAAAGAGAATTATTTATGAACGATAAAGTTGGTATGATGGTATATTGGGCTGCGTGGGTTGGTATGTTTAACGACCAGGTAAGAAGCGAGGAACCAAATACTACTTTTGAAGCTAAAGGAATAGAGCCGCCAAAAGGACCAAATGGGGAAGCGTTGCTTATGGCTGGCGAGGACGGCTTATGGGTAATACCGAAGAATAGTACCAATAAAGATCTGGCGTTTAAGTTCCTGGAGTTTTGGCATACCGAAGAGGGTAATATTTTAGGTACTTTAGGCATACTGGACAATGATTATAAACTGGAGAACGGCAAATATGTACTTACGGAAGTGGGCAAAAGCCATGCCATGGATCATGGCGCGCCTTATCCGAAATCGTTGAAGTGGGTTAATCCTATAGGTACTCCGCTTAATTTTGAAGGGGCAAATCAGATAGTGAAAAAATATGCTAAGCCCCAAACAGCTAGAGCAGATACAGCCGATGCTATGAGTATAGTGGATAAATATGGTATCAAGGCTGTTTTGGGAGAATTATCTGCTCAAGACGCGGTAAAAGCGATGAGGTCTGAGCTAAAGTCGAAAGGCTATATTGATATCGAATAG
- a CDS encoding UbiX family flavin prenyltransferase: protein MNLGRYILGITGASGSIYGIRLAQQLLVRGDEIHLVMTDNGRAVVEYETGYTADELTDDLQGYDGKLESYSIGDIFAPISSGSFKADAMIVAPCSMATLAHIANGISDNLLERAADVCIKERRRLILVPRETPLSSIHLSNMLALSQAGAIVLPAMPAFYHKPQSLDDAVNFVVGKTLDALGIDNDLYKHWNGEIKL from the coding sequence ATGAATTTGGGAAGATATATACTCGGTATAACCGGCGCAAGTGGCAGCATATATGGTATAAGGTTGGCGCAGCAGCTTTTGGTGCGGGGCGATGAAATACATCTCGTGATGACCGATAACGGCCGCGCTGTCGTAGAGTATGAGACCGGTTATACGGCGGATGAGCTGACGGACGATTTGCAAGGATACGATGGAAAGCTGGAGAGCTATTCGATAGGCGACATCTTTGCGCCTATATCCAGCGGTTCTTTCAAGGCCGATGCCATGATAGTGGCGCCGTGCTCCATGGCTACCTTGGCTCATATAGCGAACGGCATATCGGATAATTTGCTGGAAAGGGCGGCTGATGTATGCATTAAAGAGCGGCGCCGGCTTATATTGGTGCCGAGGGAAACGCCGCTCAGCTCGATACATTTGAGCAATATGCTGGCGCTAAGCCAAGCCGGAGCGATCGTGTTGCCTGCTATGCCGGCATTTTACCACAAGCCGCAGTCATTGGACGACGCGGTCAACTTTGTGGTGGGCAAAACGCTGGATGCTCTCGGCATAGATAACGATCTTTATAAACATTGGAACGGAGAGATAAAACTATGA
- a CDS encoding Gfo/Idh/MocA family protein: MKKLRVGIIGVGMAFEKLHYPAYQQLQDKYQIVALCDQDRQKAENWRNTLGLKPEDIYDDHRDIIKRTDIDVFDIMVPIELNFQVTEDVAKAGKPIICEKPLAPTRQEAEAARELPRRYNVPIMIAENYRYNEENNIIRDLIRTQDIGEVYYFIENRVVNFPDEMLKDDFAAREWRQHPEFPGGIFMDYCIHDIAGLRHIFGAIDSVHAFGRKQRDMEEDEFSPYSVIQANMQFKSGVLGQFSFFGEGMEMQRPLIGLRIFGTKGEVYLEERSCGTINIAYNDGTSRQIPYTPGRGYYNELANFYNAVMGQEPLYTTPEMEYGDAITIFAILDSIQRKSPVAVDRELAFAR, encoded by the coding sequence ATGAAAAAGCTGCGAGTAGGAATTATAGGTGTGGGTATGGCGTTTGAAAAGCTCCATTATCCCGCATATCAGCAATTGCAAGATAAATATCAGATAGTAGCGCTATGTGATCAGGACAGGCAAAAAGCTGAGAATTGGCGCAATACGTTGGGCCTCAAGCCGGAGGATATATATGATGACCATAGGGATATTATAAAGCGCACCGATATAGATGTTTTCGATATAATGGTGCCTATAGAGCTTAACTTTCAGGTTACTGAAGATGTTGCTAAGGCGGGCAAGCCTATAATATGTGAAAAACCGCTGGCGCCTACACGCCAGGAAGCCGAGGCTGCAAGGGAGCTGCCAAGGCGATATAATGTACCGATAATGATAGCCGAAAATTACCGGTATAACGAAGAGAATAATATAATCAGGGACCTCATCCGTACACAGGATATAGGCGAGGTTTATTATTTTATAGAAAACCGCGTCGTGAATTTTCCGGATGAAATGCTCAAAGATGATTTTGCGGCACGCGAATGGCGCCAGCACCCGGAATTTCCCGGCGGCATATTCATGGATTACTGCATCCATGATATAGCGGGTTTACGCCATATATTCGGTGCCATAGACAGCGTGCATGCTTTCGGTCGTAAGCAAAGGGATATGGAGGAAGATGAATTCTCCCCTTATTCTGTAATTCAGGCTAACATGCAGTTTAAGAGCGGCGTGCTTGGCCAGTTCAGCTTCTTTGGTGAGGGTATGGAGATGCAGCGGCCGCTTATAGGCCTGCGCATATTCGGTACAAAAGGTGAAGTGTATTTAGAAGAGCGTTCATGCGGCACTATAAACATTGCATATAACGACGGTACCAGTCGACAGATACCATATACGCCGGGCCGCGGCTACTATAACGAGCTGGCCAATTTCTACAACGCCGTAATGGGGCAAGAGCCGCTGTATACAACGCCGGAAATGGAGTACGGAGATGCTATAACGATATTCGCTATACTGGATTCTATACAGAGGAAATCTCCCGTAGCTGTGGACAGAGAACTGGCTTTTGCAAGATAA
- a CDS encoding GntR family transcriptional regulator produces the protein MMPKYMMVKQYLKEKIDRGEIKKGERIESENELAKRFNVSNITIRRALSDLSNEGYIYRVQGKGSFACEVKSDIPEKGMHVIAVIFSLIRYYNDIFIDMIKGIQSYLEENHYSMVMYYYESDPDKERQKIHDLITGNEVEGLILYSYMPEHNIALFKEMKTRKFPFVLLDRYCERYPTNYVMSDGFSGAYGATEYLINLGHKDIAFVSSELDVSTVKRRIEGYINALKNNDTACEGLVFNNDESSLNEIMNRAEKGDITAVITGNKSTAAQLVYMLYQRGLSVPQDMSLITFDGSPELPLSSKLRLTCIEQPYYEMGRKAAAMLLDDIRDPKIVNQSIILPCRFVEGNSCNKLSE, from the coding sequence ATGATGCCAAAGTATATGATGGTAAAACAATACTTAAAAGAAAAGATAGATCGAGGAGAAATAAAAAAAGGCGAGCGCATCGAGAGCGAGAATGAATTAGCCAAAAGGTTTAATGTAAGCAATATAACTATAAGAAGAGCCCTTTCCGATCTAAGCAACGAGGGCTATATATATAGGGTTCAGGGCAAGGGGAGTTTCGCTTGCGAGGTAAAATCTGATATACCGGAAAAAGGTATGCATGTGATAGCTGTTATATTTTCGCTTATCAGATATTATAACGACATATTTATAGATATGATAAAGGGTATTCAATCATATCTTGAAGAAAACCATTACTCCATGGTGATGTATTATTATGAAAGTGACCCGGATAAAGAAAGACAAAAAATTCATGATCTTATTACCGGTAATGAAGTAGAGGGATTAATACTATACTCTTACATGCCAGAACATAATATAGCGCTCTTTAAGGAAATGAAAACTAGGAAATTTCCATTCGTACTTTTGGATAGGTATTGTGAAAGATATCCTACTAATTATGTAATGTCAGATGGATTTAGCGGAGCTTATGGAGCAACAGAATATTTGATAAATTTGGGACACAAAGATATAGCCTTTGTTTCTTCGGAATTGGATGTATCTACTGTAAAAAGACGTATTGAGGGCTATATAAATGCTCTAAAAAATAATGATACGGCTTGTGAAGGCTTGGTATTTAACAATGATGAAAGCTCTCTGAACGAAATAATGAATAGAGCGGAGAAAGGGGATATTACAGCCGTTATTACAGGCAATAAGTCAACAGCTGCGCAGCTTGTGTACATGCTGTATCAGCGCGGTTTATCTGTACCACAAGATATGAGTCTGATAACTTTCGATGGTTCTCCAGAATTGCCATTAAGCAGCAAGCTGCGGCTTACGTGTATAGAGCAGCCTTATTATGAAATGGGTCGTAAAGCTGCGGCCATGCTGCTCGATGATATACGAGATCCTAAAATAGTGAATCAATCCATAATTTTGCCATGCCGCTTCGTAGAAGGCAATTCATGCAACAAACTCAGCGAATGA
- a CDS encoding glutaredoxin family protein: MEWKHVDGENRGKVNFFALSTCIWCRKTKALLNRLGVDYYYIDVDLVTGDDVDKVRNEMGRWNPMLSFPTIIIDDDKVIIGYREQELKEALGYGDK; encoded by the coding sequence ATGGAGTGGAAACATGTCGATGGAGAAAACAGAGGCAAGGTCAATTTCTTCGCTTTGAGCACATGCATATGGTGCAGAAAAACCAAAGCGCTTTTGAACAGATTGGGTGTGGATTATTATTACATCGATGTTGATCTGGTCACCGGAGATGATGTTGACAAGGTGAGGAACGAAATGGGCAGGTGGAATCCTATGCTTTCCTTTCCTACTATTATCATAGACGACGACAAAGTGATTATTGGTTACAGGGAGCAAGAGCTTAAGGAGGCGCTCGGATATGGGGATAAATAA
- a CDS encoding ABC transporter ATP-binding protein, with protein MISVEGLTVRYGTGNGIVEALSDFSIKVADGDIIAVIGPSGCGKSTLLHVLAGIIGGYEGAVLINGRPVNPTEQRIGLILQDYGLLPWKTVYENAVLGLKIKGEASDKTYMKYILDRLGLVDMLDRYPNQLSGGQRQRVAIARSFILKPDLLLMDEPFSALDEITRESMQDLFLDIWRQYRVSTLFVTHSIEEAVYVGRRIVVLTPSPGRVKGEIENPLFGMNDLRLSDDFYHMSMRIRRMLREDEENIDEAQTH; from the coding sequence ATGATATCGGTGGAAGGCCTGACGGTAAGATATGGTACCGGTAACGGTATAGTGGAGGCTTTATCTGATTTTAGCATAAAGGTGGCCGACGGCGACATCATTGCTGTGATAGGGCCGTCAGGGTGCGGCAAATCTACGCTGCTGCACGTGCTGGCAGGCATTATAGGCGGATACGAAGGTGCTGTGCTCATCAACGGCCGGCCGGTAAACCCGACAGAGCAGCGCATAGGACTCATACTTCAGGATTATGGCTTGTTGCCGTGGAAGACGGTTTATGAAAATGCCGTGCTTGGCTTGAAGATAAAAGGGGAAGCTTCCGACAAAACATATATGAAATATATTTTAGACCGATTGGGTCTGGTCGATATGCTGGACAGGTATCCGAATCAACTGAGCGGCGGGCAAAGACAGCGCGTGGCCATAGCCCGCTCGTTCATACTAAAGCCCGACCTTTTGCTGATGGACGAGCCGTTTTCTGCTTTGGACGAAATAACCAGGGAAAGCATGCAGGACCTTTTCCTGGATATATGGAGGCAGTATAGGGTATCGACGCTGTTTGTAACTCACAGCATCGAAGAAGCGGTGTACGTGGGCCGAAGGATAGTCGTGCTGACGCCGTCGCCGGGCAGGGTCAAAGGCGAAATCGAAAATCCGTTGTTCGGAATGAACGATTTGCGCCTGTCGGACGATTTTTACCATATGAGCATGCGCATACGCCGCATGTTGAGGGAAGATGAGGAAAACATAGATGAAGCGCAAACGCATTGA
- a CDS encoding ferredoxin-thioredoxin reductase catalytic domain-containing protein: MGINKEDIERLYEEKKVEAESSGYRLNPDVDFTLGLMEGLLINEKRYGYQSCPCRLASGRIEEDQDIICPCDYRDADVAQYGSCYCGLYVSQEITNGDAQIQPIPERRGRNEGRKGVDSPFGSSLSLPVWRCKVCGYLCARQQPPGMCPICKAKKEKFERFM, encoded by the coding sequence ATGGGGATAAATAAAGAGGATATAGAAAGGCTATATGAAGAAAAAAAGGTCGAAGCCGAAAGCTCAGGATACAGGTTGAATCCCGATGTTGATTTTACGCTTGGCTTGATGGAAGGCCTGCTTATAAACGAGAAACGGTATGGCTATCAATCCTGCCCGTGCAGATTGGCATCAGGCAGGATTGAAGAAGATCAGGATATCATATGCCCATGCGATTACAGGGATGCCGATGTGGCGCAGTATGGCTCTTGCTATTGCGGCTTATATGTATCGCAGGAGATTACTAACGGCGATGCGCAAATACAGCCCATTCCGGAAAGAAGAGGAAGAAATGAAGGACGCAAGGGTGTAGATTCTCCCTTTGGCAGTTCACTTTCGTTGCCGGTATGGCGATGTAAGGTTTGCGGATATCTGTGCGCTCGTCAACAACCGCCCGGGATGTGCCCTATATGCAAAGCCAAAAAAGAAAAATTTGAGAGATTTATGTAA